The nucleotide window ATGGTTGCCGCAGACGGACAATTTGATCATCAGCATTTGGTACCGAATCCTGGGCTCGACACGTCATCGCCCAAAATGAAGTCGGAACCTGGTGTCTCCGACGCTGGTGATCAAGCTGTCCTTGCATACCCCCCTCATGGTCCGCTCGGCCAGGTGCCGAACATGGCCCATGATATGCGCTATGCGCACCAGGCACACCCGGGGCCGGGGCTGCCCCTATTGCAGAATCCTTTTGTTCCTGGAGCCTACGCCGGTGGTGCTCAAATACCGAACGCCGGTGCCCCTCAAGGGAGGCCGGATCCTCCTCCCAAAACTTTCCACTGTGGTACTTGCGGTAAAGGATTCGCCCGCCGCAGTGACCTTGCAAGGCACGGTAAGCATTCTTCACGAACCCGTAGGGAAACAGTCAGCTAACTTGCATAGAACGTATTCACTCCGGTATCAGGCCTCATGCTTGTGACTGGCCCGGCTGTGGCAAACAGTTCATTCAACGTTCAGCTCTGACAGTGCACTCCCGAGTCCACACTGGAGAGAAGCCTCATATGTGTGAGAGATGTGGCAAGGTATGTACATGCCTATTTGGCTGGCTTTCGAGCAGGACTAACCGACTTGTAGCCTTTCAGTGATTCGTCCTCTTTGGCGCGACACCGCAGAATCCACTCTGGGAAGCGTCCCTACAAGTGCCCCTACGCGAACTGCCAGAAGACATTCACTCGCCGCACCACCTTGACACGCCACCAGAACCACCACACGGGCACAATCGAGGAAGCTGCTGCGGAAACCGAGGCCAATCTGAGGCAGAACAAGGAGAGAGCGAGAATGCCTGGCGACATGTTCTCCGATCACGGTTCTGTCCattccactccctctccggCACACCATCCCATTTCCCCAGCTGGCGACCTTCCCCCCTTGAATATGCCTCGCTCCGACTACTACATGCCGAACGGATCGATTCCGCCCCATGTTCG belongs to Aspergillus luchuensis IFO 4308 DNA, chromosome 3, nearly complete sequence and includes:
- a CDS encoding putative C2H2 finger domain protein (COG:K;~EggNog:ENOG410PG1H;~InterPro:IPR036236,IPR013087;~PFAM:PF00096), which codes for MKSEPGVSDAGDQAVLAYPPHGPLGQVPNMAHDMRYAHQAHPGPGLPLLQNPFVPGAYAGGAQIPNAGAPQGRPDPPPKTFHCGTCGKGFARRSDLARHERIHSGIRPHACDWPGCGKQFIQRSALTVHSRVHTGEKPHMCERCGKPFSDSSSLARHRRIHSGKRPYKCPYANCQKTFTRRTTLTRHQNHHTGTIEEAAAETEANLRQNKERARMPGDMFSDHGSVHSTPSPAHHPISPAGDLPPLNMPRSDYYMPNGSIPPHVRGGFTQASPRASPTATSPSLSSYGSAPHPRPSMTSHPSGYGPPQPLEPPANNDHRPNSVSGSPHMTSLGWPSPSHASIPSPGSATDFYPETSGPAYPSAMPPHMYFPNSTIRRPTSTEPDGYDLKHKMESAWSTPV